In Zingiber officinale cultivar Zhangliang chromosome 9B, Zo_v1.1, whole genome shotgun sequence, the genomic window cACGTTTTAATTCAGCTGattaaattaggattaattaaaaataatatatatatatatatatatatatatatatatatatatatatatatacaaaaaaaaTTCCCACGAGTTTTTATTGCAGCTTATTAAATcaggattaattaaaaataattaatatacataatataattataaaaaaatcacatgTTTTTAGCTCAGCCTCAGTTGTCTAACTcaggattaattaaaaataattaatatataatataatggggttggaaatttttttaaattatgccTAAATGATTTGGAATAGATGAAACCAATTAAACAGTGGGTTTAGAATTCATGCCTGCTTCGGGCGgagctttaaaaaaaatattatttcttttttttgcCTGATAAAAGTTTCTGTTTTGTTGCCCTAAGCCATCTTCCACGCCGAAACTGCAGTGGAACGCGTGACGCGTCCAAACCGCCGCCTCATCTTCGACTTCGTCTTCCTCCCCTGCCGCCGCACTCCACAGCAAGCTACGAAGCTCAAGGTATCCCTTAACCCTACACCTTTATTTCCTATTCCGCAAAAAAAGAGGGTGACGCGGCCGGTCAGCGGTCGCGCTGCCGGTGAGCCGGCGAGGCGGCCTCCCGAGCGGTCGCTGCCCCACCCAGCAGCGACGCAGCCGCTGCCGAGTCCTCTTCTTCGGCAATGTCAAGGATCAGccatttttttattcatttttgtgGGATTGGGATTGGGATTGGGATTGGGATTGGGATTAAGTGGGTTTTCGTGGTGTTTAAGGATGTGTATGTTTTACATATGTTGCCAAGTAATGGCCACTATCAGTTTTGAAAGACAAGCCCTACTAATTCAGTTTTGCAATGCAGGAGAAATCTATGGTACAAGTAAAACAAAAGAAACCGCTAGCGATTGATTTACCAAAAGTTGTGGTCTGAAACTAGTAGTTAAGATAGTTTAGAAACATGTATATAAAAAACAACGAAGAAGAACAAAAGTAAGCAAGACATCCTAGGTTTAGTTGCTAAACATGTCCCgagatttgcaacaaatttgatCAAAACAAAAAGTTTACATTAAGTTGTTGAGGGTTCTAACAATTCTATTCactagttaaattttttttttccagaatAATCGTCAATAGGTCCATGCCACTGTATTTTTCTTCAgcttttcatttttgtttcgatTTTCAGGTCATCTTCGTATCTTGCATCAAGATCCATACTGAATTTTTttcaacttatttttttaaaggatatttttcttttcaaatttagcaATATTCAATTTAACCCTTCAACTAGCACCAACTTCTTATCATAGCGTTAAAAATTGGGTGAAATCTCAAGGAGTGAAGTGAAAATTTCGACtaactttaatttttataattaaatcgAAATATAACTTTTTCAAAGACTCAAAATATGTATTTAACTTTTAAAACTATCAAATCATATACCTTTTACATATCTTACCCTCCACATTTGCCCCAATCATGTAGCAATCTATTCgggcaattttttttaataaaaaaaattattgatttttttaaaggctgatttatatttaaaaaattattactgtTTAAATATATGAATATAATAAGAAGAATTAAAATAACAGATTAAATTTCatatcattttgaattttttttaggtCTATCAATTAATTTTAATCCGAAATTGATCAACACGAGTTAATTGACCTAGAAAATTCGGAATAACATGAAATCAAGTTTTTATATGGTCATTCAGagcaatatttttttaacatgaatatgtttaaaagttttaatttatattaaaaaataataatatactcaatatattgagtcaaattgatatttaaaggTATAAATATAATCAGATGTAGTACttatttcatgtcatttcgaATTCTTTATATCAATTAGTCAATTTCGATCAAAACTAACTAATGTATCTAGAGAGCGATATGAAATTATAtcatatgtatttatttatttaattttaattatatctaTGTCCTTAAATATTAAATTGACAAActatattgaaaaaaataattttttaacataaattctttataatttgataattttaaaatagatatgTGCATgggtaaatatatataaaaatatgatttgATAATTTGAAATTTGGATTCGTGATTTAGATAATTAAAAACTTCATATAAATTCAATAATTTatcgtaatatatatatatatcttactattttattaaaaatctctcccctttactaactaaatttggtgaagcctaaaatgcatttacgttaatgtccttttttctatttacactaaaaataattccaaggtttattagtaattccataagcgaaacaatcagtgatctagagttcaggccgacgatgttaaaaaatatacttttcttaatttttttactaagacaagtataatattaaattaaaataatttttttgcatAGGGAAGCCCGTTACTGGAATTCTCTAGCGTCACTATTGTATGAGTTTAACGAATCTTATCCAAATAATTAATTTTTGGTTTATAAGggtgacactagaaaatccaactaattcagattttcaaagactcaaataatttatatattattatattatacaaGTAACGCGTGTGTACGATCAAACTAGTATAAATAAAGCATGAGCGAAATGTAATATTtcaaactaaatttgcaatttattttaaaattatgaatcCGATGTAAATAGGTTTTTACTTAAATTAGGGCCTGTTTATTTAAGTGTACAAGTACGGTTTCTACAGCCACAAAATCCCAAGCGACGCCGCGCTTGACAGCTGAAGATGAGCATCCATGGAGACGGCGCCGGCGACTACGAGTCTGACGAAGAAGGAGAGGTGTTCTTGGACGAGGATGATATTATCCAGGAGATCGCCATTGACGAGGAAGGTAGGTCCTTTTTCCTGCTCTCTACCAGTTCCTTCTTCACTTCGCTCTCATATTTTTCGTATGTGCTGTTGAGCAGATCTTCCCGACCGGGATGAAGAGGTGGGCTCGGACGGTGGTATGGGTGAGTTTTCGTTGTCGAAGTGTTTGGGCTATCGAGTTTTTATTTGCTTTTTTAGGTGCTTGGGTCGGAGCATGCCTTGCGATAAAAGAAATTTCGGGACGAGGTTAATTGTGGATCTgtgttaaaattttttataacttTCCATTCATCGAGGATATCAGCTATTTGCTTCTCCTTTAATAGTATTTGACTTGTTTTCatgggtgttttttttttttttgaaaaattcttgagTTCTCAGAGGGACTTGTTTTACAGATCTCTTTTCTTTTAGCCATACCATGCCTCTTGGATTTGGATCACTACAGCTTTTTTTACTTAACATTACTAAGAATATTTTTTTGGTGGCAGTAGAAGAAGCTGATGATTCTGTGTTTGTCTTCAGGGGCCATTCAGGTAATTAACTGTTAATTCTGTTTACCTGTGAGTTCAATAATTGACTCTGTTTATGGATTTATAGAGTAGATAGAAAGTTGATCATTGTTGCGTTAGCCTTTAATAAATTGTTCCAAGGATTCTGAGATCAGATTGCTGAATTTAATTGGTGCAGACGAAATATATACTGTTTCATGCAGTCCAACAGATGCATCTCTTGTTGCTACTGGAGGTAAAGATGATAGAGGATTTTTCTGGAAAATTGGTTCAGTGGATAGCAGTCTAGAGCTCCGAGGTATGCGTATGATGTGATATATTGTTTCTATATTCATGCATACATCAATTTTGCATGCTTGCTTATTTCCCAATTCAGGAAATGCTACCTTTATTTGCCTACACTAGTTTATTTTGGTTATCCTTGTTTCTTAATGAATGGATATACTATTCTGCTTCATCCCTACTGTCAGTAAATATCCACTTCATCTCGTTCAGTGAAATACCATTGATCTTGCATGGTTGTGTTAATTTCTTCTAGATTCATGGAATGCGACTTGATATATGTTAGTTCAATGACTTTTTTTTAATCTGCTCATCTGGAGTTTCCATTGTGCAGGACATCAAGATACTGTTTCTACTGTGGCATTCAGTTTTGATGGACAATTACTTGCAACTGGAAGCTTTGATGGGCATGTTCATATATGGGACACTAGTTCAGGTAGTCTTAAGTTTACACTTGAAGGTTCTGGAGAAGGCTTTGAGGTGAGCTCTATTATTTTGGTCTTTGTGATTCTTAATTATTACTTATATTTATCTTCAATATTTAGTGGCTTAAGTGGCACCCAAGAGGGCACTTGCTAATAGCTGGTTCAGAAGATGCAAATGTGTGGATGTGGAATGCTGACAAAGGTGTCTGTCTCAATACATTTTCTGGTCATGGAAGCACTGTCACGTGTGGTGATTTCACTCCTGATGGTACTGAAATTTTCACGCTTAACATTTGAGCTTTTATAATTTTGGAAGATGGCCATTGAATACTTTGTGCTTTAAGGTAAGATCATTTGTACTGGTTCTGATGATGCATCACTGAGGATATGGAACCCTAAGACTGGAGAGTGTTTCCATGTTGTTAAAGGTATACCTTGTCCTTTCATATCAATCTGATAAACTCTCTTTACTTTTTCTGTTCTTGGGAATCCTGAGTGGGAGATATATACCACTGAATTTTATTACAATATCCAAATTTATCTTCAAGCATCATTGGTTGAATTTGCCAATGAAGCCAATAAAGAATTTGAAGTGACCATTTAACTGTGAATGTGTTAACCATACAGTATAATTTTGTAAACTGCTTTTTCTTGGTGAAGTTTATGGTTTTGTTTGTAAAGCAAACCCATGCTAAGAGACACTCAAATAGAATGTAATTCCACTTTATCCATTTTTGTGGTTAGCTACTTGTAAAGAATTAGTTCAACTCACCTAATTCAAATATGGAAAACCGTAATTAGTTATTCTAAAATCTTTCCATCTCACCCTTTGTTTTACAGTCTGATGCCATATTATTGTCTGAATCTAATTTAGAAATACTCGTTGTTAACACACATAACGATAATGCCTTATTGGATGATCAAATTTTAGCCAACAACCTGTGTTAAACTCCTGAATGCAGTAATTGTCTTGTAATGGCAGACCAAGTACTTGTCCTTTCCATTAATGTCATCACTGGGCATCAGCTATGTGGAAATATGTATTCATATTGGATGCGGGAACAAATAATATCTCTAGCCTGAAATTATTCATAGCTTCAATTCTTTACTATTGGACTGCCATTTTACTGGTTTGAGTCATTACAATTTTACCATGTCACCGAAACCTGTTTGTAGGGCATCCATACCACACTGATGGATTGACATGCTTATCAATAACCTCTGATTCTACTATTGCAATCACGGGCTCAAAGGATGGCTCTGTTCACTTGGTGAACATAACAGTAGGACGGGTAAATTTATTTCATTCCCTTATGTTAATCCATGTGAGCATATTTTTTGTCAACTTTAGAGTTTTTGATACTTCACAAACTTAAGCGCATGGGCTTGTTATAATTGTTTCTTCTGATTTCTAATATACTTTGATTGTGATTTGTCTTTATTGCTAGAGCTAATATACAATTCAATTATGGTGTGAATGATATTCCTTTTTCTTAGGTATATTATCACACCTATCTTTTCTTAAGTTTGGGGTAAATAGTACTGCTTTCCATTGTTTTAGTCAAAAGAGATTTAGGCTTGGTTTGGCAGGGGAAGGAGAAAGTAAAGGATCATAAGATTGCACGTGCTTAACTTGTACACATTTTTTTGTGTTACTTCCCCTTCTCCCTTCTAATTTCCATTAGAGTAAACCAGGCCTTGGCGACGAAGCTACTTGCTTGTTTGAGCTAGGCTACAAATGGTCTGGATCATGTCATTCACCAACCAGAATCTTCTTAAGTTTTCTGTGATGCAATGCTGGCATCAGATTAGCAGTGTCAGTGCTTGTTTTTCAACGTTCTAAACTCCATTTTATTTCTACAAATCCCTTTTGACTTTGGTATGGCCTTGATGCTGTCAATAATTAGACTACAGGGCTACTATCTCTGACAAACaggaatttcattttttttttttttttgggttgggTAGCCCCCATTTCTCCTGTTTTTGAGTAGCTAGTAGTAGTTGAGAAAGTTTAAAGTGAATAGACAACTATCATGTTCTTTTAACCGAAAACATATTTTTAGTTTACCTTCTGTAATTCtcaagaattttgaatttagtgaTTTTCACTTGAACATTTGTGAATATTAACTTTGGATATACTGACTGGTTTCAATTTTCTCTTCTCTAGGTAATCAGCTCATTAAGTTCTCACACGGCCTCTGTGGAGTGCATTGGGCTTAAACCAAAGTATGCTCGTTTCCTCCCAGTTGAATTTTTAAATGCATATCCATATACTCAAGAATACACTAGAAAACATCCCGCAACCTTGTGATGACAATTTCAACCTGAACCAATGATGCACCTTGAGCCAGAGTGTACCTACTTTACTATTTGTATGGGATCCTAGGTGGGTTCAAGCCAATACAGTTCTAGGCAGTGTAGGGACAGTGATACGGATTCTTTGCTCAAACTTGCCTCTTTGTAACCTTGCTTATTTTACGGTACAGCAACAAACAAATGATTAGTGTCGGCTTTTGATTTCATCTTAGCTTTCATTTAATACAGCATTCTATATTTTTCCGCTAATTTGTTTAAGTGAGGATGAGATGGGATAAAACACATATAGGTCATGATGCAAGCAACAattagttttgatttttgaacatTGGACTCATTGTTCTTAGTGCAATTAGAGTTGGTTTTCATGTTCACTGTGTAAAGGATGGGGCAGGGGTTGGTGTTTAGCTGTGCCTGTACATCTTAGCAAATTTTCCTAACAATCTCACCCATGTCTTGACTCTGAAAAAGCTTTGTGCGGATGCAATTTTGTTCATATTTGGTTTTGCTAGACAATCATTCTCAGTTAGAAAAGTTTCTGCGCTTTACGATAATTTATTGAGAAACAAAAGTAACAAATAGGTGGCAATTGGTATTTTGGACTCTTTGATCAGTTACAAGTTCTAAAGGCAAACCCATCTTCTGTGCACACGCACCTTGATAGTTCCATGTTGTGGTTATGTGGCTCAAATGCTACCATCTTCTCTCCTTGCAGTGCACTTTGGGCGACAACAGGTGGGATGGATCAGAAGCTCATTATATGGGATCTGCAAAGCTCTTCAGTGCGATGCACATGTGATCACGAGGTCAAAACTCCGTTAATGCACACCTCTGTACCTTGCTTTTCTTTAGCATTCAACTCATTTGATTGTTCTTCACTGGACAGGAAGGAGTGACGAGCCTCACATGGTTGGGCACATCTCAGTATGTTGCATCTG contains:
- the LOC122024589 gene encoding angio-associated migratory cell protein-like isoform X1, with protein sequence MSIHGDGAGDYESDEEGEVFLDEDDIIQEIAIDEEDLPDRDEEVGSDGGMVEEADDSVFVFRGHSDEIYTVSCSPTDASLVATGGKDDRGFFWKIGSVDSSLELRGHQDTVSTVAFSFDGQLLATGSFDGHVHIWDTSSGSLKFTLEGSGEGFEWLKWHPRGHLLIAGSEDANVWMWNADKGVCLNTFSGHGSTVTCGDFTPDGKIICTGSDDASLRIWNPKTGECFHVVKGHPYHTDGLTCLSITSDSTIAITGSKDGSVHLVNITVGRVISSLSSHTASVECIGLKPNALWATTGGMDQKLIIWDLQSSSVRCTCDHEEGVTSLTWLGTSQYVASGCVDGKVRIWDSLSGGCARTFSGHADTIQSLAISADGNSLVSVSDDGTARVFSISEFK
- the LOC122024589 gene encoding angio-associated migratory cell protein-like isoform X2, coding for MSIHGDGAGDYESDEEGEVFLDEDDIIQEIAIDEEDLPDRDEEVGSDGGMEEADDSVFVFRGHSDEIYTVSCSPTDASLVATGGKDDRGFFWKIGSVDSSLELRGHQDTVSTVAFSFDGQLLATGSFDGHVHIWDTSSGSLKFTLEGSGEGFEWLKWHPRGHLLIAGSEDANVWMWNADKGVCLNTFSGHGSTVTCGDFTPDGKIICTGSDDASLRIWNPKTGECFHVVKGHPYHTDGLTCLSITSDSTIAITGSKDGSVHLVNITVGRVISSLSSHTASVECIGLKPNALWATTGGMDQKLIIWDLQSSSVRCTCDHEEGVTSLTWLGTSQYVASGCVDGKVRIWDSLSGGCARTFSGHADTIQSLAISADGNSLVSVSDDGTARVFSISEFK